The Primulina tabacum isolate GXHZ01 chromosome 10, ASM2559414v2, whole genome shotgun sequence region ACAAGAATTAATCTCAGCACTTACTCGTGGCCACGATCTATTGGCGAACATTCTAGCTCTTTTCTCAAAAGTCAAAGACATCATATCATTCATAACATGATGACGCAGTTCCTCATCTGTCATAGGCTCTTCCTCCACTGTGAACAATCTTAACTTATGGCCTGAAGTTTTTTCAAAAGCTCGAGTCAAAGACGGATCGCTCAAAAGTCGAATATTTGAATCCACCTCATCTGCTCTCATAAATGAAATATCTTCAAATCTATGTTTTGATGTCTCGCCTTGATCTGAGAGAATAATACATACAATTTGTCATTTTCATACtcaatattaaaaatcatataaatattGTTAAAACTTACCAACATTGACATTCATTGAAGGTAATCTCTCAATTATATCCTTCAAACTCGAGATATCgtcatgcatatttttcaatTGATTTATGATATCGGCTTGGTCTTTTAGTATCGTTTCAACTTTATCCTCCAAACTTGTGAAACGAAGTTCATACATATCTGCAAGAGATGTATGATCTCTATGCATAGATGTATGTCTCATGTGAGTCAATGGAGGAGACGGTTGATTCATGTGGGAAGGACTACGAGATGGCCAAGAAGATTTTCTGACTTTATCTCGAGATGATCTGGAGTATGTATATGTGAATGGCTGGAGAAACGATCGATCCTCAGTCTCAGTCTGTACACCCACTTCATCATCTAGGTCGCCCAATGGATCTTGAGTGCAAACTACTTTGATACCTTGGCAAATTAACTCCATAATGCGATTGATTATCACATTATTAGAATCAACAAAATTGCCTGTCATATAATGTACAGACACCAGCTCTTCTGTGGTGGGAATGAGCATCCCCAAAATATCCTATATTAATCATTAACAATAAACATGAAACTAGTTAACGgttaacaaaaaatatattagataatacgaaaaataataaaatgaattttttgtatttaccttgttatatatatttttaaatgcttTGTTCACATCATACATGGAAGGAAAATGATTTTTACTCCATTTTTTAGTCAATCAATGACACATCCGAGGTATCGGTACATTGGAACCTTCTCGATGTCTAGCGAACACTTCAGCAATTGCTGGAAAATATTCATAAGCCAAAATCTAGCACAGAAAAATAAACacattaatatgatataaaataacAAGGATATTTCATTTAATGAACATTATTTAGTTACCTATAAAGGATGAATAAATCCACTTATATGGAAGCTACCGAACCCACTGAAATCTGGATCATTTCCACGGCGTGCTACCAAATTTTCATAGCTTCTGAACTTAGTTTCAAGATCTTTTCTAAGTCCATAAATTACTTCTTCGAAAGCTACTCTACCCCAGGGATAGTTTATAAAACTATCAAAGTTATTTACTAATCTAATCCATTCTAAATCCAcggtatcatttttattttttctttgtcTGCCTAATACACCTACCACGAACAAAAGACATGCTAATTTCACATTCTCAATGTCTATTTCTTCTACTAAATCATTCTCATATTCATCAATTCTATCTATCAAATGCCCCAAACGTATACAGTAACTTCCACCAAAATGTCTCTCCCTAAATTCATCTTCTTCAGGTGTCATaggattaaaatttgaacaattttgGCCAGTTAACAAACAATACTCTAACAATGAAAATCGTAAAGGTCGTTTACGATATATCATCCAAAATTCATCACTTCCACTGTCATAACTTTGCCTACTAATCAAAAACCATAATAATTGATTGTAATTGTTATAATCCTTAGcacataaaattaaattaccaAATTGAGTATACTGCACCAAATATTCTATCTCTTTCTcatttaaaaatgatataatcttcTTACAGATTTCAACGTATCTTGATCCTAAAGTTAACTTACATTCAAAGAATTGATTATTTCCAAGTTTAGTGGGGAAGTAAATctgaaaaaaaacaaacaaacaaaaaggtTATTAGttgtaaaaatttaaaattaaacagtTTGTTCATTGGTCGAGATGAGTCGTGTTTGTGCCCTGACCTTGGGTCGTGACCCCTTCACCCTGGGTCGTGAAGAGCTCGAGCAGCTCTTCACACTGACGAGACCCAATAGATTtcatatctcaaaataaatttcttacCAATACGTGGTTTTCTCATTGGATTTGTTGCAGTGGAATACCTTCCAGACTCATTATTAATTGTTAGCCAAAAAACCAATGTATGGAGGATGAAAGGTTGAGAAGAAAAGGATTTTTTGTAAAGATAAGGAATGAAATGAGATCTAAAGTTGAGTCGAAAAAGATGGAAAAAATTGAGTCGagtaagttttttttatttaattaaattataaattttattatatataaaattaaaataaaaatttaaatacactgatgaaaaaattaatttattaatttttaaataaatttaaaacaaagGGTAAAAAAGTAACATTcactcctttttttttttttaataaacacTTCCGGTCACTCCCGTTTTCCTCGTTATAAAACGCTGGTCGATTGTTCGAGAATCGATTTTCACCGGAATTCCCAGTTTCTTCATAATTTTCGCGACTAGGGTGCTTCAGCAATGGGTTGGGTGTGGAAAGATCACGATTCAGAATTTAATTCTTCCAACTCCGGTGAAGACAGCAAGTTTCCCAGTGCGGTGGTCGGTGAAAGTGACGGTAGCGGAGACCGCTGCGCTACCCGTAAGGTCGTGACGTCTCGGTGCCGCACGGAGGAAGTGGAGCCTGGAAAATTCATCCGCAAGTGCAATAACACCGAGCAGATTTTCAAAGATTGCATCGGGAGGTACAGAGATTTTAGTTTTTGAAAGGTTGAATTCGGATTATACTTTTGGTGGGGAAATACTAGTTTGTGCTGCACTGGGTTCGTTCGATCTATTGACGAATTTATTTAGGTTTCAGATGTCCCTTAGGAATGGATGCTAATTTTATACATAAACGATCCACCTTTTTTCATTTATTATGAATTAGGCTTTCAGTGAGATTATTGTTCTGATGAAGAAAACGCTTGTTTATGTTTTCGGTGATGTGAGGAAATTGACATATACTACCAATAGGAGCTGCAATCAGGTTCTGTGTCTGTTTGGGACTCAAGTTTGGACTTTTTGTTTGGGAAAAACGTTAATCTTCTGAAGATATAAGGGAAAGAGATGTAGCAGTTGAAATGGAGAGGGATAGGCTAATTTTTGCATGTAAAAGGAGTGCGAAAGCTGGCTcatgatttattgaaagatttaaGGAGCAACTGTTGTTGAAACTTTTGAATTTATTGAGGTCATAACTTCACCTTCACCCCGGCTATGTTGTGGATTCAATTATTACTTTCTTCTACTTTCTATTGGTAAAAACTGTACTTGAGAAATTTGTAAGTTGAACCTGGAAGCAACAATGCTTTCCAGTCTGGTTTTGTAGGCAAGCCTTGTGAAATTCacgaatttaaaaaatcatgggCGGACCTGTAGAGAAGCCTAAAGAGAAGTGGAGTAAACTTGGTGAAACTGTGACTTTTTGAAGTTTCTTAAAGTAACTAACCTTGTGTCTATTGACTGAATTGTTTTCATGAGAGCATTATTTCTTGTTGACCTTGTTTCGAATTTCACGGAGTTCAGTTAGGGACAGTTACCTGAATGGCAACTTGTTATAGACTCCTTGAATTCCGAGCATGAGGACTCCTGGTGGTGTGCACTAGTGTTCAAGTGCAAGtgtgaatttaaaaaataaggaAATTATTGTACAGAGCACCATTTAGATCTTGAAGTTATAGAACACCACTATTTTGTGGTCCTTTTCTAATTGCCCCATAATTGTCTAAATTTCCCAAAGTGGCCTGATTTATATTAGTGCATCTCCAACCCGTCTATCAGGGAAAGATCCTTGAACTACACATACCTCCTCAAATTTAAGGTTCTCTTAAACTTAATAGACTGCTCTTTTAGTTATTAAGGAttgattttaggattttataTCTTTTACGAACCGTATCTTgtaggtattttttttaaaaaaatcattgcaTAATAAAGTTCATCTATGTTATGTTTTGGCTTGTTCTTATCTTGCATCACTATCTTCTTTCCAAGTCTctataaattttaaatgtatGAATGTTCAATACCTGTTTACCACTAATGCTTAAAGTTAACCACCTGAATATTGGTAatgatttgaaatataattttgtcATTCAAATTTGTAAGGAAGTGAAATTGGATTATAGAAGTTTGATGGCATGTCACGAAGTGTCTACATACTATTCGTTCCTTCCTTGGAAGTGCCATCATAATTGACGTGGAATTTTCGACTCATGTTGAAAAGGAGATGTTGGGGTCatctttatatttattattgtcaattttccttaaaatgaaaattaaataatctgaTTAGGACACATGTAATATGTGTCAAAATGTCTTTCTAATTTCTATAGAAAAACTAATTGAATGCTTGTTACAAGACTTGTTTTTTTCTTCAGTTTATTGAAAAATGTGGAGAATGATGATTACACTGTCATATTTAGTTTGAGATTAGTCTCATATGCAGCCATGGTGATGAAGACCAAACTGCTTGACATTGTCTACTTTTAACATCCTCAGTTCATGTTACGAGATTTTTTTACCGTTAAATgcacggtgtcaagttttagtatttaaataagTACGGATGTTGTCTCACAGAGAATGAATAAGTTGATattacaataattaaaataatcttaACTTTATTCAGAAAATCGAATATGAGAATGATAATGTAAAACAAAGACTGCAACAATTAGTCAACGATTAACAAGATTAATAAGGAGAAAAATTAGTGAGAGACAAATTCTAGAGGTTCAGCTTCATTTTACTATTCACCATGTTTAATTCATATCAATAGTTATATCATAAATTCTTCTAGTTTATTAGCCAAAAATTCTCAATATATGCCTTTTGAACTCTATAAACATCAATCATGTATTTTCGTACGATTTTATTCAAAATCTCCTCTTCCGAGGATAGATTTTAATACAAAATCATTCAATCTATGGTCAGTAAATTGCAAGCattaaatcaagaaaaaaatggaaagaataattcaaatacacgaatcaaaatatcaaaaacATAGTTTCTAGTCAAGCTATTTCGTTCCTCTAGACAACAAATTTAGTTCataacaaaattaaaaatcaaacaAAGCATGTTTTTTAACATCATTCGAAAATAGGAGAAAGAAAGATACAAAAACAGAGGTATATAAGCTTCTCCGTTCCCGTAGGTCACTCCGTCTGTCTTCGTACCAAAATTGCTTGTTCTCCAATTCTCTTTAGTCTCTCAGCCGTCCTCCTGAAAATCTCGCTAAAAGTCCTCAAAAATCTGACCTAGCCACCTTTTAAATCGTGGAATCCTAAATTTCCAAAACTCTAATGCCAACAGGCACATTCGCGCCAATGGACCAGCATGGGTCTGCTAGGCATTAAAATTTggctatttttttcttttcaaatcacCTGGCGGGGGTGCACCATGCTCTCGAATTTTCTTCCTAAATCTTCACTCCATGCTCTTTCTTTCCTTGCTCTCGTCTCTTTCCACTGTACACTTGGTGGTTGCCTTAATTCCTGCAAACGACAAAGCAAACACAAAAACGCTCAATATTGCTCGaaaactaacataattcaagTCAATTACTAGCATAATATAACTGGTAAAATCACATTTATTATAAAGACCGTGGGCTTGTTTGTTTTGTTTCTGGGAGTTTTGGGgaaatgttctggaaaaaaGAAGGTAGTTTAGAGGAAATTgaattattattgtaaatattgaatCAGGACTGAAATTACTTCAAAATGTTATGTATTGTTATGATAATTATTTTGGCAAAATGACTAAAAATTTAGTTAGAAGTATTTTGATTATGTGGAAAGATGTGAAAAGTGTAACGTAGAACTGCGATGTGCGAACCTTGTCTTTCATTGACGTATTAGTTTTATGTTGTATGCTTTCTACTCAGGCCCAGTGAGGTGGTTGAATCTATTGAAGAATACGTCGAGGAAGATGTCACAGACAAAATGGCTAAAGGGCAATTCTCTTTAGACTCGGGAGATCCCAGACCTCTATCGAGCTCTTATTTCCCTGGGCTACGTGGTGATATTGAAGCCATTGAACGTAATTTCTTTGGTGGCATTGGTCGATTTTTGGAGGCAGCTGAAGAAATGAAGAATGAGTTCTTCAATTCAGTTGGGTTTCCTCCTATATATGATGATAATTCTTCATCATCACGCAAGAAGCATGGAATTCATATTGAAAGCAATCCTGGCGCCACAGctcaaaccaagaaaacttctGGTGAAGGGATCGATCTCTCTGGTTTAGCTAAAGATGTTTGAAATTTGGTCGTGGAGACCTTTTAGTTCACAGGTCATGTTATAAATTTGAGTCCTAATACTATTCTTATGACAAATGACTAGATAGTTTGCTTGCAGCTTACggtggaatttttttattttgtaaaagtTGTTTTACATTTCTTATTGAACATGAAAATGGAGTTGGTTGTGAATAAGGTGGTGAGGGATTTATAATTTTACAATGGTAAGTTATtgagtattttttaaaatttttaataatgtttataatttttgaaatattataaatgaaaatatcatgtgtactattccctttttttttttttgcattattatttttaagttggtCGCCGAGTGCAATTTGACCACGTTAATGCCCAAAACACAATAATCAAGATCTATTATAAATGAAAAATGATATACTTGGGATTAGAGTTTTGGCGCATACTTATCTGCCCACAAACTATTAATAGCTGCATGGTTaactaaaaaaaagaaaataaacaaatttatttataatattcaaaatttaaactCATCGACTACACGGTTTGCACGAGGACTAAAGACTCGATAACCTAAAATAAATTAACCTTAAAGTTGATATCAAATAGCATTATCCTTTTaggcaaaaatttatgtgagatggtctcacacatcgtattttgtgagacggatctcttatttgggtcatctatgaaaaaatattattttttatgctaagggtATTACTTTAAATTGTAAATatcaaagataaagattcgtgaaaccgtctcacaagagacatactcatccTTTTATCAAATTAAATCGTTTGAAAGTGGAGCACTAAGACCCGTCTCTAACAATAAATATGCAATATACTACAGAAACGCGTGTTTATCATTTTATGCCATACGAGGTAAGAAACGTGTGTTGTGATAAAGTCTTTCTCCCACTACCAAAAATCAaccatatataatataattattattattttaggaatttctctcatctttctatatgatttaaactaAAGCCTGGGAAAGAAGGGAATGTTGTAAGGTATACTAGGAAGATGGAGCCCTTGATGAAAATGGAACCCGGGGAGGAAGTGAGTCTAGAGTAGTGAATTTAACTGGCGGCCAATCGATTGATACTCAGATTCCTACATACCAAACTTTGATCAAT contains the following coding sequences:
- the LOC142505787 gene encoding fra a 1-associated protein-like, which codes for MGWVWKDHDSEFNSSNSGEDSKFPSAVVGESDGSGDRCATRKVVTSRCRTEEVEPGKFIRKCNNTEQIFKDCIGRPSEVVESIEEYVEEDVTDKMAKGQFSLDSGDPRPLSSSYFPGLRGDIEAIERNFFGGIGRFLEAAEEMKNEFFNSVGFPPIYDDNSSSSRKKHGIHIESNPGATAQTKKTSGEGIDLSGLAKDV